TCTATATAGGTAGAGGGAGGCATTCGCCGGGGGTGCCCCCGATGGCCTGGGTGCCTGCCTGCTGCCCGTGCGGTGCCGGTCACGCCGCGGGTTGTCTCTCAGGTCTTTTGGGGATCGGGCACGCGCCTGTGTCCCCGCGGGCCATGGCGTGGCACCAAGCGCGCGCCTAGCTTTGGGCGTGCGCCGCGCGCCGCCCCGTGGCCGCCGCGCGCGGCCGGCGCGCCCCCGACCGCTTTCGCTCGCTTGTCCACCCTGACCCCTGGATGCTATGTGGCTTCGCTTTCCGCCCAGACCATCACGTGGCACGCTACACGTGGCCGTGGCCGCGCTCATCGTCCTGCTGCTCGGCTCGGGCATCTACGTGCGCATCAAGGGCGCGGGCGAGTCCGGTGCAGAGGGGAGTGAGGGCAGCGCCAGCGCCAGCGGTGACCGGCCCGAAGTTTCGGCCACGTCCGCGTTCGCCACGGACATTGCCATTCCGGTGGAGGGCGCGCGGGTGGTGCGCGACACACTGGTCATCTCCGTGGCCGCCTCCGGCCAGGCCGCCGCCTCGCGCCAGACCGTGGTCCTGGCCCAGGTCGCCGGGCGGGTGGCGCAGCTCCCGGTCAGGGAGAACGACGCCGTAGCCGCGGGCGCGCGGCTGCTCGTTCTGGAGTCGGCGGAGTACGAGCTGTCCGTGGCCGAGGCGCAGGCAGGTCTGCGCGAGGCGCGGGCGCGCTACGGCGAGCTGGTCCTGTTCGACGAGATGCTGCCCGACTCGGCGGTGCGCGCGGAGCGCGAGAGCGTGGCCCGGGCCAAGAGTGGGCTGGATGCGGCCGAGGTCCGCCTGCGCAGGGCGGAGCTGGACCTGGCGCGCACGCGCGTGGCCGCGCCCTTTGCCGGCCGGGTCGCCAGCATCCGCATTGTTCCCGGCCAGTGGGTTCGCCCGGGCGACGAGCTGCTCACGGTGGTGGACCTCGACCCCATCAAGGTCGAGGTCCAGGTGCTCGAGGGCGAGGTCGGCTACCTGGCGCCCGGCCGCAGGGCCCGCGTCTCCTTTGCCGC
This genomic interval from Gemmatimonadota bacterium contains the following:
- a CDS encoding efflux RND transporter periplasmic adaptor subunit → MAALIVLLLGSGIYVRIKGAGESGAEGSEGSASASGDRPEVSATSAFATDIAIPVEGARVVRDTLVISVAASGQAAASRQTVVLAQVAGRVAQLPVRENDAVAAGARLLVLESAEYELSVAEAQAGLREARARYGELVLFDEMLPDSAVRAERESVARAKSGLDAAEVRLRRAELDLARTRVAAPFAGRVASIRIVPGQWVRPGDELLTVVDLDPIKVEVQVLEGEVGYLAPGRRARVSFAAFADQTFAGRIETINPLVERETRTARVTVVVPNPGGRILPGMYARVSLDARRFPGRILVPRAAILERDRRTMLFVYEGDARGGLAKWRYVTTGLENESLVEIVPDPETEKVEPGEIVLTDGHYTLVHDARVRLVADVAAAGGRPN